The following is a genomic window from Armatimonadota bacterium.
GGCGCGGGCGAGGCGGGAGGCGTCGAGGGCCACCACCCGGTCGGCGCGGACCCCGGGGAGGGCCGGCGGCTCGGGGGCGTTGATGATCACCCACGTGGCCGGCGTGACGCCCTCCCACACGGTGGGAGACCGGACGAGGCGTGGGTCAAGGATCACGATCGCGTCGGGTCGCTCCACCGGTCCGCGCTGGCCGATCGGCCACGGGCTCAACCGGGTGAACGCCTGGACGGGCGCGCCGCGGCGCTCGGGGCCGAACTCCGGTGCCGCCTGGCCAAACCCTCCGGCATCGATGACGGCCTCGGCCAGGAGCGTGGCCGCCGTCTTCGCCCCGTAGCCTCCCCGGCCGTGCCAGCGGATGGTCAGAGGCCGGGTGACCGGCGCCATGGGCACCCCCGCCTCGTCCACACTCACCAGCCCCGGGCCACGCACCGCGGCGGACGTCCCCGCACCCGCCCGGACCTCCTCGTCCGCCCCCGGGGCCCGCGGCCGCAGCACGAAGGTGCACCGGGGATCTCCACGGCTGATCCACTCCTCCTGCTCCACCTCGGCGCCGGTGAGGGCCTCCAGGACCGCCCGGGCCAGCCCGCAGGCATCGAGGGGCTCCAGCGCTCTCCCGTCCAGCGGGCAGACGCTGAGCCAGAGCCGATGGCCGTCGGGCGCGGACTCGACCGAGGCCGCCTCCCCCCCGAAGAACAGGTCGCGGACGGCGGCCAGCCGGGCGGACAGGTCCGGCAGCGAGCGGATGTGGGAGTACCGGGTCGCGATCTCCCGCGCCAGGTCCTCACTTCCAGGCACCGCCTGCGCCGCTCCGCCCGGCCCGACGCGCGCCAGCACCCCCAGGCAGGCCGCATACGGAGACCCGGCGGTCCCTGGCGGCCCGGGCGGCGGTGCCACGAGACCCATCAGCGCTAGGAGCGGCGGCTGCGGGCGTCCGCGCGGTGCCGGCCGCGGGATCTCGCCCGCTCCCGGCTCACCGTCACAGGGCTGGGAACGGCGAGCTTCGGCCGTTCGTGGAGGTCGAGGAAGAGCTGCACGATGTCGCTGGCGCTGACGATGCCGACGACGCGTCCGCCGGCGACGATGGGGATGCGGCGCACCATGTGCTCGAGCATCATCCCCGCCAGCTCCTCCACGGGGGTGTCCTCCGCCGCCGTGACCGGGTCGGGGGTCATCACGTCGGCCACGGTCTCCCCCGCCCGACCCACCAGGTCCACCAGGCTCACCATGCCGAGCAGCTGGCCGTCCCGGCCCACGACGGGAGCACCGTGGATCCGGTAGCGGACCAGCAGCTCCCCAGCCTCGCTCACGGACATGTCGGGTTCCAGGGTCACCACGTCGGTGGTCATGATCGCGCGGGCGTCCATGGCTTCCCCCTCTCTCGGGGCCGGCAACCCCACCCGGCCTCCCAGCCTCCACTGTGCCGTGGCGGGGGCCGCCCCACCATCGGGCCGGGGGTGGATTCCCACGGGCCCGGAATCGGCCTCGCGCCCGAGGGCAATCGGGCCGACACCGGATGGTCTCGGGAGCGGGGCCTGTCCACGCTGGAGGGGAGACGGGCCGAAGTGCCGAGAGGGGAACAACCATGCAGGTGCTGCGGGCAAAGGACGTGATGACCACACCGGTCATCACCGTGCGACCGGAGGCTTCGCTGGCCGAGGTGGCGCGAACCCTGGTGGGGAGCCGGATCAGCGGCGCTCCGGTGGTGGGTGCGGACGGAACCCTCCTGGGGATGGTCACCGAGGCGGACCTGCTGCCCAAGGAGGCGGGACCGGTGCACCTCCCCGGAGTGTGGGGCCTGCTGGAGGGCCTCACCCGCGAGGTGCAGGAGCAGATGCGGCGGTACCGCGGGCGTACCGCCGCCGAGGTCATGACGCGGCCCGTGATCACCGCGGAGGAAGACACCCCCGTCCGCCAGCTCGCCGCCCTCATGATCCGACATCGCATCAACCGCATCCCCATCGTGCGGGAGGGGAAGGTGGTGGGAATCGTCAGCCGCAACGACATCCTGCGCGCCCTGGCCCGGACCGACGAGGAGCTGGCCGCCCTGGTGCGCGAGACCATCGTGCGGGACCTCTGGATCGACGTTGACGCTCTGGACATCGCGGTGCGGGACGGGGTGGTCACCATCGCCGGCCGGGTGGACCGGCGGGGAGACGTCTCGCTCATCGAGTCCTACGTCCGGCGCATCGACGGCGTGGTGGACGTCGACGTCCGGGGCCTTGCCTACGCCCTGGACGAGCGGGCCCTGGCGCCGTAAGGGAGGACACCATGCAGCGCAAGACGATGGCCATCCTGTTCTTCATCGCCGCTGCCATCGCCGCCCTGGTGCTGGCCGGTCCGGCCCGGGGGCCGCGGCTGACATGGCCACCTGCGGCGACTCGCGCGTCGGCGCCGGCCGCCGAGGACATCACCCACGCCCATCATCGGGGCGTGCACCTCATGGATTTGCTGATGGGCGGCCCGCTGGCGGCTCAGGCCGCGGCCAAAATCGCCGCCCAGGTCCCCTCCGCCCCGCCAGGACCGAAGGCAAGGGTGTACAGGGAAGGCGGGAAGGCGGTGCGTGAGTACACGCTGGAGATCGTCGAGAAGACCATCGACTTCGGCGGCGGCAATACCTGGACCGTGTGGACCTACAGCGGCACGGTGCCCGGCCCGACGCTGCGGGCGAAGGTCGGTGAGATCCTGAGGGTCCGGGTAATCAACCGGCACAACCGGACCCACAGTTTCCACACCCACCTGAGTCACTACCCGTTGGAGAACGACGGGTCGCAGGCCAACGTCATCAGCGGCAGAGGCCGGGGGGCCATGATCCCGCCGGGCAAGGAGTATGTCTACCAGTTCCGGCCCGAACGGGCCGAGGCCGTCTACTATCACTGCCATGCAGCGGACAGGGAGTTTCCCATCAACCAGCACATCCTGCAGGGCCTCTACGGTATGATCATCGTCGAGGACTCCAGGGCGCCCGCCGGGCGCGAAGAAGTGTTGTTCATGGCGGAGTCCACGCGCCTGCGCCAGGGGACCAAGGTCCCCCCGTATGTCATGAACGGCCTGGGAATTCCGGGTGGGGAACGCGCCCTGGAGGAGCTCTTCAAGGAGCAAGGCCTCCAGGGTGTCGTGAACCAGCTGGGCAAGACCGTGCCCTTCTACACGATGAAGGTCGGCGAGTCCATGAAGCTGCACGTGGTGAACATCGGGAACCTGGACCACAGCCTGCACATCCACGAGATCCCCCTGGTCTCCCTGGGCGTGCTGAACGGCCGGCCGTGGCCGGGGCAGGTGCTGCCCCTGGTGGGTGGCGCCATGGACACGCTGCTGGTCCGGTTCCGCTATCCGGGTCTGTGGCTCTTCCACTGTCACGTGGTCAACCACGCGGACGCGGGCATGGTGGGCCTCTTCGTGGTGCAACCGTAGCCCGGTATGCCGGCATACCCACTGGTTCGTCACGCAGCGACGCCCCGACGCTGAGAGGAGGTCCCATGGAGACACGAACCGTTATGACCCGAGAGGTGAAGACCGTACGGCCCGAGACTCCCCTGGACGAAGCGCTCCAGTTGTTTGTGCGCGCGCAGATCCACGGCGCCCCCGTGGTCGACGCTGAGGGCCGGCTGCTGGGGATGGTGAGCTTCACCGACCTGGCCGAGCGGGCGGGGGAGGACGTGACGGTCGGGGACGTCATGCGCCGGGACGTGCCGACCGTCTCCGAGGAGACGCCGCTGGCGGAGGCCGCAGCCCTCATGCTGCGCGAGCGCGTGCGCCGCCTGCCGGTGCTCCGTGGGGACCGCGTGGTGGGGATCCTCACGGCCACCGACATCGCCCAGACCTTCATCAACCTGCACGAGGAGCCCCGGAGGCGCCGCAGGCCCACCGCGGAGACCACGCCGTCGGGACGGGCGTGACACCGGGCGCCGCCACGGTCGCCCTGAGCCCTGGCAAGCTCCTCAACCTGGTCCGCCTGGCCGACCGGGACGGCCGGTTCCGCATGCTCGCCGTGGACCAGCGCGACTCCCTCCGGGCAGCGCTGGCCCGGGCCACGGGCCGGTCCCCGGGCCAGGTCTCCTACGAGGAGCTGGCCCGCGTCAAGACCCTCCTGACCGAGATCCTGGCGCCCCACGCCACGGCGGTCCTGGTCGACCCCGTCTACGGCTTCCCGCACGCCGTCCCGCTGGTCCCCCGGGACGTGGGCCTCCTCACCGCGCTGGAGGAGACCGGCTACGAGCCCGCCGGCGAGGGTGGGCGCGAGCGGCGCGCCCGCCTCGTGGAGGGCTGGTCGGTGGACCAGGTCAAGCGGTCGGGGGCCAACGCCGCCAAGCTGCTGCTCCACTACAACCCGGAGGCCTCGGCGGCGACGCGGGCGCACCAGCAGGGCCTGGCCCAGGCGGTGGGGGAAGCGTGCGCCCGGGCAGACCTCCCGTTCTTGCTGGAGGTGGTGACCTACCCGCTGGGAGCTCCGGCGGCGGACACGCCGGAGTTCGCCCGGGACCGCCCCCGGTACACGGCGGCCGCCGCCGAGGAGTTCTCGCAGGAGCGGTACCGGGTCGACGTGCTGAAACTGGAGTTTCCCGCCGACCTCCGGTACTGCCCGCCGTTCCACCACGGCGTCTTCGACGGCCGGGAGCGGCCGGCGGTGTACACGTTGACCGAGGTGCGTGCCGCCTGCCGGGCCGTCTCCGAGGCCGCCAGGCCGCCGTGGGTCCTCCTGAGCGGAGGTGTGGGGATCGACGAGTTCCTGGTGGGCCTGGAGCTGGCGGTGGAGGCGGGAGCCAGCGGGTTCCTGTGCGGACGCGCCATCTGGCAGCCGGCGCTGGCCCGCTACCCCGACCTGACGGCCATGGAAGCGTGGCTGCGGACCGCGGGGACCCGCAACCTCCTCCGGGCCGGCGCGGCGGCGGTGGGGGCCCGCCCGTGGTTCGAGGTCGTGGGCGGTCCGGGGGCGCGCCTCCAGGTCCGGGAGGCCGGCGAGGGCTGGCACCGGAAGTACGGCGGCACCCCGTAGGAGCCCCGTGAAGCGCATCGCCATCCTCACCAGCGGCGGGGACGCGCCCGGCATGAATGCGGCGATTCGGGCGGCGGTCCGGCTGGCCGCGGCGCGGGGCGTGGAGATCCTGGGTGTCCGCCGCGGCTACCTGGGCCTCATGCAGGGCGAGTTCCTGCCGCTCGATTCCACTGCGGTGGGCGGCATCATCGAAGCAGGGGGGACCATCTTGCGCACGGCCCGCTGCGAGCCCTTCAAGACCGCGGAGGGCCAGGGGCAGGCTCTGGCCGCCCTGGAGCGGGCGGGCGTCGACGGCCTCCTCGTGGTGGGCGGGAACGGCAGTCAGGCCGGGGCCTTCCGCCTCTCCCAGCTGGGCGTCCCCGTGGTGGGGATCCCGTCGACCATCGACAACGACGTCCCGGGCACCGACCAGACCATCGGAGCCGACTCGGCTCTCAACACCAT
Proteins encoded in this region:
- a CDS encoding 2-oxoacid:acceptor oxidoreductase family protein, whose translation is MLARVGPGGAAQAVPGSEDLAREIATRYSHIRSLPDLSARLAAVRDLFFGGEAASVESAPDGHRLWLSVCPLDGRALEPLDACGLARAVLEALTGAEVEQEEWISRGDPRCTFVLRPRAPGADEEVRAGAGTSAAVRGPGLVSVDEAGVPMAPVTRPLTIRWHGRGGYGAKTAATLLAEAVIDAGGFGQAAPEFGPERRGAPVQAFTRLSPWPIGQRGPVERPDAIVILDPRLVRSPTVWEGVTPATWVIINAPEPPALPGVRADRVVALDASRLARAALGRDIPNVPMLAAVVALFTWFDPTAFLRWLRDRLAAEFPAETVEANLRAAQAAMDEVRHVRSALADAS
- a CDS encoding CBS domain-containing protein, encoding MDARAIMTTDVVTLEPDMSVSEAGELLVRYRIHGAPVVGRDGQLLGMVSLVDLVGRAGETVADVMTPDPVTAAEDTPVEELAGMMLEHMVRRIPIVAGGRVVGIVSASDIVQLFLDLHERPKLAVPSPVTVSRERARSRGRHRADARSRRS
- a CDS encoding CBS domain-containing protein, with product MTTPVITVRPEASLAEVARTLVGSRISGAPVVGADGTLLGMVTEADLLPKEAGPVHLPGVWGLLEGLTREVQEQMRRYRGRTAAEVMTRPVITAEEDTPVRQLAALMIRHRINRIPIVREGKVVGIVSRNDILRALARTDEELAALVRETIVRDLWIDVDALDIAVRDGVVTIAGRVDRRGDVSLIESYVRRIDGVVDVDVRGLAYALDERALAP
- a CDS encoding multicopper oxidase domain-containing protein — its product is MQRKTMAILFFIAAAIAALVLAGPARGPRLTWPPAATRASAPAAEDITHAHHRGVHLMDLLMGGPLAAQAAAKIAAQVPSAPPGPKARVYREGGKAVREYTLEIVEKTIDFGGGNTWTVWTYSGTVPGPTLRAKVGEILRVRVINRHNRTHSFHTHLSHYPLENDGSQANVISGRGRGAMIPPGKEYVYQFRPERAEAVYYHCHAADREFPINQHILQGLYGMIIVEDSRAPAGREEVLFMAESTRLRQGTKVPPYVMNGLGIPGGERALEELFKEQGLQGVVNQLGKTVPFYTMKVGESMKLHVVNIGNLDHSLHIHEIPLVSLGVLNGRPWPGQVLPLVGGAMDTLLVRFRYPGLWLFHCHVVNHADAGMVGLFVVQP
- a CDS encoding CBS domain-containing protein, which codes for MTREVKTVRPETPLDEALQLFVRAQIHGAPVVDAEGRLLGMVSFTDLAERAGEDVTVGDVMRRDVPTVSEETPLAEAAALMLRERVRRLPVLRGDRVVGILTATDIAQTFINLHEEPRRRRRPTAETTPSGRA
- a CDS encoding tagatose 1,6-diphosphate aldolase — protein: MTPGAATVALSPGKLLNLVRLADRDGRFRMLAVDQRDSLRAALARATGRSPGQVSYEELARVKTLLTEILAPHATAVLVDPVYGFPHAVPLVPRDVGLLTALEETGYEPAGEGGRERRARLVEGWSVDQVKRSGANAAKLLLHYNPEASAATRAHQQGLAQAVGEACARADLPFLLEVVTYPLGAPAADTPEFARDRPRYTAAAAEEFSQERYRVDVLKLEFPADLRYCPPFHHGVFDGRERPAVYTLTEVRAACRAVSEAARPPWVLLSGGVGIDEFLVGLELAVEAGASGFLCGRAIWQPALARYPDLTAMEAWLRTAGTRNLLRAGAAAVGARPWFEVVGGPGARLQVREAGEGWHRKYGGTP